From a single Nicotiana tomentosiformis chromosome 2, ASM39032v3, whole genome shotgun sequence genomic region:
- the LOC104097984 gene encoding aldehyde oxidase GLOX, with the protein MTTPKFLFLFIFLIHFVTMSSRADLPGTWELLVAEAGIASMHTAVTHFNTVVLLDRTDIGPSRKLLPPHHCRVDPNDPILKKDCYAHSVLLDLQTNSIRPLMILTDTWCSSGQFLPDGTLLHTGGDLDGFRKFRKFTPCEPSNSLCDWEELQDTQLSQGRWYATNQILPNGEIIIVGGRAANSVEFFPPRKEGAFEFPFLTQAEDNQHDNLYPYVHLLPNGHLFIFANNKAVMYDYNTNKILKDYPILEGGPRNYPSAGSSAMLALTEDYSSAIIVICGGAEFGAYLQRSSDTPAHESCGRIEATGENPVWEMEDMPFARIMGDMVMLPTGDILIINGAQAGTQGFEMASNPCLNPVLYRPSEPLGLRFMTLTPGTVPRMYHSTANLLPDGRILLAGSNPHFFYKFAAEFPTELRIEAFSPEYLSADKANIRPVLVESPEKVKYREDFEVAVTVELPVVGIVEVNFASAPFSTHSFSQGQRLVKLRVTSAIPDVAGKYKIGCTAPLDGRVAPPGYYMVFAVNQGVPSVARWVQLVV; encoded by the coding sequence ATGACGACTCCGAAGTTTCTATTCCTCTTCATCTTCCTTATTCACTTTGTAACTATGTCCTCACGTGCCGACCTCCCCGGCACGTGGGAACTCCTCGTCGCCGAAGCCGGAATTGCATCCATGCACACCGCCGTCACCCATTTCAACACCGTCGTCCTCCTCGACCGCACCGACATCGGCCCTTCCCGTAAACTCCTCCCTCCCCACCACTGCCGCGTGGACCCCAACGATCCCATTTTGAAAAAAGACTGCTACGCTCACTCTGTTCTACTCGATTTACAAACAAACTCAATTCGTCCTCTCATGATCCTCACCGACACGTGGTGCTCCTCCGGCCAATTTCTCCCCGACGGCACGCTTCTTCACACCGGCGGCGACCTTGACGGCTTCCGCAAATTCCGAAAATTCACACCTTGTGAACCTTCAAACTCTCTCTGCGATTGGGAAGAACTTCAAGATACTCAACTGTCACAAGGCAGATGGTATGCAACTAACCAAATACTACCAAACGGTGAAATCATAATTGTCGGTGGTCGTGCTGCTAATAGTGTTGAATTTTTCCCACCTAGAAAAGAAGGAGCTTTTGAATTCCCTTTCTTAACTCAAGCTGAAGACAATCAACATGATAATCTTTATCCTTATGTTCATTTACTACCCAATGGACATCTCTTCATTTTCGCTAACAATAAAGCTGTAATGTACGAttataatacaaataaaataCTAAAAGATTATCCAATACTAGAAGGTGGACCAAGAAATTACCCATCAGCAGGATCATCAGCAATGTTAGCGTTAACAGAGGATTATTCCTCTGCTATAATTGTAATTTGTGGTGGAGCTGAATTCGGAGCGTATTTACAAAGGAGTAGTGACACACCTGCTCATGAAAGTTGTGGTCGAATTGAAGCAACTGGAGAAAACCCAGTTTGGGAAATGGAAGATATGCCTTTTGCTAGAATTATGGGTGATATGGTAATGTTACCAACGGGTGATATTCTTATTATAAATGGAGCTCAAGCTGGAACTCAAGGTTTTGAAATGGCATCAAATCCATGTTTGAATCCTGTTTTGTATAGGCCAAGTGAGCCTTTAGGACTTCGTTTTATGACTTTGACGCCAGGAACAGTCCCAAGAATGTATCATTCAACGGCAAATTTACTGCCGGACGGTAGAATTTTGCTCGCCGGAAGTAACCCTCATTTTTTTTACAAGTTTGCTGCAGAATTTCCAACGGAGTTACGGATTGAAGCGTTTTCTCCGGAGTATTTATCGGCTGATAAAGCCAATATTCGACCAGTTTTGGTGGAGTCGCCGGAAAAGGTGAAGTACCGTGAGGATTTTGAGGTGGCGGTGACGGTGGAACTGCCGGTGGTTGGGATTGTGGAGGTGAATTTTGCGAGTGCTCCGTTTTCTACACATTCGTTTTCGCAAGGGCAAAGGCTTGTGAAATTGAGAGTAACCAGTGCTATTCCTGATGTTGCCGGAAAATATAAGATCGGATGTACGGCTCCGCTGGATGGGAGGGTGGCGCCGCCGGGGTATTACATGGTATTTGCAGTAAACCAAGGGGTGCCAAGTGTGGCACGATGGGTCCAGCTTGTGGTTTGA